A window from Photobacterium sp. DA100 encodes these proteins:
- the pulA gene encoding pullulanase-type alpha-1,6-glucosidase, producing the protein MNFNLSTVAKAVIPLCSAFVIVGCNSSSSSTDGKFDTTNPPAIDIELPQTDGPIAYLPQSGSVAEPIKAGDDEAVIYMVARNSAAKVLSSFDNYSLHVWNNDTCDRAAEVNSGWEDKSIAPEGVDEYGPYWKLPLKSGKTDCINFIIRDGNLSNLSGSDAKLDFNQIEDRTASYVSGSNQAYDDRGDAYVLLFGVANAEAHLVEGHTLIWDGAESADEVRLYVQLDGGFAPNSENQYDADYIVLEPTVLSADVKAKFPHLANKPAFSIDRAIDMRPVIKAELAAIAVDEEGLVLSGTKVQPAGAFDQLFANAAANVELGAVIDGSETQFNVWAPSAQNVVTVLFDENKEELGRLQMDYDETSGVWSLATDKAPKGTYFRYLVDVFHPVSGVVESYQVTDPYSLSLSMNSEYSQVIDLNDPALKPQGWDDLQRPIDQANPSQFVIYESHVRDFSAQDESTPANARGKFIAFMQPDSVPVKHLKSLSESGVTHLHLLPIFDIATINENPDEAANIEEPFSKLCEVNAAVKSSKFAKYCSSGLTIAEALEEVKQDDTKENPAVQELNRFVSDVDGFNWGYDPFHYTVPEGSYSTNPDGPQRIKELREAVMAIKQDIGMNVVMDVVYNHTNSAGPEQRTSVLDKLVPWYYQRLNPVTGNVENSTCCSNTAPERAMFEKLISDSLVVWSRDYKIDSFRFDLMGHHPLDQMQRSLLEVQKVDPNTYFYGEGWNFGEVGNDALFVQATQPNLGGTGIGSFSDRLRDAVRGGSPFDSKEGIRKTQGFGNGAFVQKNEISDVTEAQALHLADLTRLGMAGNLKDFKMIDSTGAVIRGDELDYNGQPAGYAVDPTEIQNYVSKHDNQTLWDNNQYKIGYSVSTEDRVRMQAVSLATAMLGQGMPFTHMGSELLRSKSMQRDSYDSGDWYNLVDFTLNDNNWDKGLPRKDKDGDNYELIEEVITSAGLNAKPTPADMAAMVEYFKELALLRKSYPLITLGTGAEVNKRVDFHNTGSDQTAGLIVMSIDNGTAAGTDLDSSLDGLVIVINATNVSQDIKWATDLTLSPYHKSALASQATVAADGDGVVASVPAWTPAVFEIPRSTGVRGQGIPVTAKPAK; encoded by the coding sequence GTGAACTTTAATCTATCAACGGTTGCAAAAGCCGTGATCCCACTGTGTTCTGCATTTGTTATTGTTGGCTGTAATAGTTCGTCGTCCTCAACGGATGGCAAGTTTGATACAACCAATCCACCAGCTATTGATATTGAACTACCGCAGACAGATGGACCTATTGCTTACCTACCGCAGAGTGGGTCGGTCGCAGAACCTATTAAGGCGGGTGATGACGAGGCCGTAATATATATGGTCGCAAGAAATAGTGCTGCTAAAGTGCTGTCATCGTTTGATAATTACAGTCTTCATGTTTGGAACAATGACACTTGTGACAGAGCTGCTGAGGTTAACTCGGGGTGGGAAGACAAATCTATTGCTCCTGAAGGCGTGGATGAATATGGCCCGTACTGGAAACTTCCACTTAAAAGCGGAAAAACCGATTGTATTAATTTCATCATTCGCGACGGGAACCTAAGCAACCTATCAGGCAGTGATGCAAAACTTGATTTCAACCAAATTGAGGACCGAACAGCCTCTTATGTGTCAGGTAGCAATCAGGCTTACGATGATCGCGGTGATGCCTATGTGTTACTGTTCGGTGTCGCCAATGCAGAAGCTCATTTAGTTGAAGGGCATACATTAATTTGGGACGGGGCAGAATCAGCGGATGAGGTACGCCTCTATGTCCAGCTTGATGGTGGTTTTGCGCCTAACAGCGAAAATCAGTACGACGCTGATTATATCGTCCTGGAGCCAACCGTTCTTAGTGCGGATGTAAAAGCTAAATTCCCTCATTTAGCAAACAAACCCGCTTTTTCAATCGATCGTGCTATCGATATGCGTCCGGTCATTAAAGCGGAGTTGGCGGCGATAGCGGTCGATGAAGAGGGGTTGGTACTCAGCGGTACCAAAGTTCAACCTGCGGGGGCGTTTGATCAACTATTTGCCAATGCGGCTGCTAACGTTGAACTTGGTGCTGTGATTGATGGTAGCGAAACGCAGTTCAATGTGTGGGCGCCGTCTGCACAGAATGTGGTGACCGTTCTTTTTGATGAAAACAAGGAAGAACTGGGTCGCCTTCAGATGGATTACGATGAAACTTCTGGAGTATGGTCGCTAGCAACAGATAAAGCCCCTAAGGGTACTTATTTCCGCTATCTGGTCGATGTCTTCCATCCGGTGTCAGGCGTAGTGGAAAGCTACCAGGTAACGGATCCGTATTCGCTGAGCTTGTCGATGAACTCGGAATACAGCCAGGTGATTGACCTTAATGATCCGGCACTCAAACCGCAAGGGTGGGATGATCTTCAAAGACCGATTGATCAAGCTAACCCATCGCAGTTTGTGATCTATGAGTCCCATGTACGTGACTTTTCTGCCCAGGATGAATCAACACCGGCTAATGCCCGTGGCAAGTTTATTGCCTTCATGCAGCCTGATTCTGTACCGGTCAAGCATCTGAAATCGTTGAGTGAAAGTGGTGTCACCCACCTTCATTTGTTGCCAATTTTCGATATTGCCACTATCAACGAAAATCCTGATGAAGCCGCAAATATTGAAGAGCCGTTTAGCAAGCTATGCGAAGTCAACGCTGCGGTGAAGTCTTCTAAGTTTGCCAAATACTGCTCTTCGGGGCTGACCATTGCCGAAGCTCTTGAGGAAGTGAAGCAGGACGATACTAAAGAGAACCCGGCTGTTCAGGAGTTGAACCGTTTCGTTTCGGATGTCGATGGCTTCAACTGGGGTTACGACCCATTCCATTATACAGTGCCTGAGGGGTCGTACTCGACCAACCCGGACGGCCCGCAGCGCATCAAAGAGCTGCGAGAGGCAGTGATGGCGATCAAGCAAGATATCGGTATGAATGTGGTCATGGACGTGGTCTACAACCATACCAATTCCGCGGGCCCAGAGCAGCGTACCTCAGTACTCGATAAGCTTGTGCCATGGTATTACCAGCGCTTGAATCCGGTAACCGGTAATGTTGAAAACTCGACTTGTTGTTCCAATACCGCACCTGAGCGGGCAATGTTTGAGAAATTGATCAGCGACTCGCTGGTGGTGTGGTCGCGCGATTACAAGATCGATTCATTCCGCTTTGATTTAATGGGCCATCACCCACTTGATCAGATGCAGCGTTCGCTACTCGAAGTCCAGAAGGTTGATCCGAATACTTACTTCTACGGTGAGGGTTGGAACTTCGGTGAAGTCGGCAATGACGCACTGTTCGTCCAGGCGACCCAGCCGAACCTAGGGGGAACCGGTATCGGTAGCTTCTCTGACCGCCTGCGTGATGCTGTCCGTGGTGGTAGTCCATTCGACAGCAAAGAGGGGATCCGCAAAACACAGGGCTTTGGTAACGGTGCTTTTGTTCAGAAAAACGAAATCAGTGATGTGACCGAAGCGCAAGCCTTACATCTTGCCGATCTGACTCGCCTGGGCATGGCCGGTAACCTCAAAGACTTCAAAATGATTGATTCAACCGGCGCCGTTATCCGCGGCGATGAGTTGGACTACAATGGTCAACCAGCAGGCTATGCGGTCGATCCAACGGAGATCCAAAACTACGTCTCCAAACACGATAACCAAACCTTGTGGGATAACAACCAGTATAAGATTGGTTACAGCGTCAGTACAGAAGACCGTGTACGTATGCAGGCTGTATCTCTTGCGACAGCGATGCTGGGACAGGGCATGCCGTTTACCCACATGGGTTCTGAGCTGCTGCGTTCCAAGTCAATGCAGCGTGACTCTTATGATTCTGGTGACTGGTACAACTTGGTTGATTTCACCCTGAACGACAACAACTGGGACAAGGGCTTGCCTCGCAAGGATAAAGACGGCGACAACTACGAGCTGATTGAAGAGGTCATTACCTCTGCTGGTCTGAACGCTAAGCCGACTCCTGCGGACATGGCAGCCATGGTCGAGTACTTCAAAGAGCTGGCCTTGCTGCGGAAATCATACCCGTTGATTACCTTGGGTACGGGTGCGGAAGTGAATAAGCGTGTTGATTTCCACAATACCGGCAGTGATCAAACCGCGGGTCTGATCGTGATGTCTATTGATAACGGTACCGCTGCGGGGACAGATCTGGATAGCAGCCTTGATGGTCTGGTCATTGTGATAAACGCGACCAACGTATCACAGGATATCAAGTGGGCAACGGATTTGACCTTAAGCCCGTACCACAAATCGGCGCTAGCATCACAGGCCACTGTTGCTGCTGATGGTGATGGTGTTGTGGCAAGCGTCCCGGCCTGGACTCCGGCTGTGTTCGAAATACCTCGCTCAACTGGTGTTCGTGGTCAGGGGATTCCGGTGACAGCGAAGCCAGCGAAATAA
- a CDS encoding autotransporter outer membrane beta-barrel domain-containing protein, with protein sequence MFALVKKAPSCLPIIYTVFFVTSGNAVGADLFDGSITKKLSEEVDTAMAEIKGLASQVRGDKVDKKYRVLNNHSASAGMKHLGYSSRGSSAYVPLYSNDPLSIYLPPGLPEQAISDSGVFGEGQHSQVAGYIRVDNNILADGASFKKSSEQEHSGYSLTLGGDYLYQNQYLFGLTLGLPFYKPMAEDSDTEIDGLIASGYFSYFQNSWYIDFNASYAVMDTDIERQVTLYTDPVVNNTTEADSDIWVFSLGAGYIFDYDYLQLAVESSLQYTLSDPDRYDERLSLTNSSYLFSKIDDVEALESTMLISGVSISYPFRTPFGVFQPYAKGYVHYDIDSGKERIISQLKSNYSGSILPIVIESDDDVYGRVHLGISGALGRDWYGYAEASQLLWHDDLSAYTISVGLSMALD encoded by the coding sequence ATGTTCGCGTTAGTCAAGAAAGCACCTTCTTGTCTGCCCATAATTTACACCGTATTTTTTGTAACATCTGGTAATGCTGTTGGGGCGGATTTATTCGATGGATCCATCACTAAGAAGCTATCAGAAGAAGTCGATACGGCAATGGCAGAAATCAAAGGGTTAGCCAGTCAAGTCCGTGGTGATAAAGTTGATAAGAAATACCGCGTTTTAAACAACCATTCTGCGTCAGCGGGTATGAAACACTTGGGATACAGCAGTCGAGGTTCATCGGCTTATGTGCCTCTTTATAGTAACGATCCTCTCTCAATTTACCTGCCGCCAGGACTACCAGAACAAGCGATATCAGATTCCGGGGTTTTTGGTGAAGGACAGCATTCTCAAGTTGCCGGTTATATTCGCGTTGATAACAATATTCTTGCCGATGGAGCATCGTTCAAAAAGTCATCGGAACAAGAACACAGCGGCTATTCGTTAACGTTAGGGGGAGACTATTTATATCAAAACCAATACCTATTTGGCTTGACCTTGGGTTTGCCCTTTTATAAGCCGATGGCTGAGGATAGTGATACAGAGATTGATGGTTTAATTGCTTCTGGCTATTTTAGCTATTTTCAAAATTCTTGGTATATAGACTTCAACGCTAGCTACGCTGTGATGGATACGGATATTGAACGACAGGTGACTTTATATACTGATCCTGTAGTCAATAATACCACTGAAGCTGACTCAGACATCTGGGTGTTCTCTCTGGGGGCTGGTTATATTTTTGACTATGACTATTTGCAACTCGCAGTTGAAAGCAGCCTGCAATACACCCTGTCAGATCCAGACCGTTACGATGAGAGGCTTTCACTAACCAACTCGAGTTACCTATTTTCCAAGATCGACGATGTAGAAGCGCTGGAATCGACGATGTTGATCTCAGGGGTGAGTATCTCTTACCCATTCCGAACGCCATTTGGTGTATTTCAGCCCTATGCGAAGGGCTATGTACATTACGATATAGACAGTGGCAAAGAACGGATAATCTCTCAGCTTAAATCAAACTATTCCGGCAGTATTTTGCCCATTGTTATTGAATCGGATGATGACGTATACGGAAGGGTGCATCTAGGTATTTCAGGTGCGTTGGGTAGGGATTGGTACGGCTATGCAGAAGCCAGTCAGTTGCTATGGCACGATGATTTATCGGCCTATACCATCTCCGTAGGACTGAGCATGGCGCTTGACTAA
- a CDS encoding helix-turn-helix domain-containing protein has protein sequence MSEKVNASAHIAQISEDFFFDCQKKTLFTTAGSITLNRAEKEVLYKLIAQSPKRVSKEELIAAGWARKEVAETSLFQTIRTLRIKLKEEKIGQIIELVPRLGYKIKLKRFLTREEIHSVTSIPKPPPKKRKRQAKPYILLSLILVICVLIAGYFASNRPVEYKYKLVNDNRNNTFIFLSMKQADFDSLLQTTALFFKPTKLANKLMFIHKLGEEFSIAICSKTPDGCDIDSAHAISFKHSELNTLWQLLDQYLPQIPPLAAMNVLKDNTTLQSGVKSYNIFLEDGEFNTNLSHHFVNQVNDSTWLFTSINYRPNSDKSEYIAASFRGGRAIMKPQSQLPFIITVTNYPEYFYWVLSPSDKAKLGIKPPGPLESLTNDFYVDVAQYNSYLLYRQPHLQLWLSEGYGFHWFIKDGSKDNVFNQFIRGEKCSELPIQFDNKQACPGKD, from the coding sequence ATGTCTGAAAAAGTTAACGCTTCGGCCCACATAGCACAAATTTCAGAAGACTTTTTCTTCGACTGTCAAAAAAAAACACTATTCACAACAGCAGGTAGCATCACTCTCAATAGAGCGGAAAAAGAAGTACTGTACAAACTCATCGCACAGTCGCCAAAAAGGGTCAGCAAAGAAGAGTTAATTGCAGCAGGTTGGGCAAGAAAAGAAGTGGCTGAAACGTCACTCTTTCAAACTATCCGCACACTCCGTATCAAACTTAAGGAAGAGAAAATTGGGCAAATAATAGAGCTGGTTCCCCGCTTAGGTTATAAAATCAAACTCAAACGTTTCCTAACTCGCGAGGAAATCCACTCTGTCACCAGCATTCCCAAGCCACCCCCAAAGAAACGCAAGAGGCAGGCCAAACCATATATTTTACTCAGCTTAATATTGGTCATATGTGTCTTGATAGCAGGGTATTTTGCCTCTAACAGACCAGTAGAGTACAAATACAAGCTGGTCAATGACAACAGAAATAATACTTTTATATTCTTGTCAATGAAGCAGGCCGATTTTGACTCCCTGCTTCAGACCACTGCATTATTTTTTAAGCCCACCAAACTGGCAAATAAACTAATGTTCATCCATAAACTGGGGGAAGAGTTCTCAATTGCTATTTGTTCAAAGACTCCAGATGGCTGTGATATAGATAGCGCGCATGCAATTAGCTTCAAACATTCAGAACTGAACACGTTGTGGCAACTGCTAGATCAATACCTACCGCAAATTCCACCACTAGCAGCAATGAATGTTTTAAAAGACAACACTACATTGCAATCGGGTGTTAAGTCCTACAATATTTTTCTTGAAGACGGTGAATTCAACACCAACCTCTCTCACCATTTTGTTAATCAAGTCAATGATTCTACCTGGCTCTTCACTTCAATTAATTACAGACCGAATAGCGATAAGAGTGAGTACATTGCGGCCTCTTTCCGTGGTGGACGCGCAATAATGAAACCACAGAGTCAACTGCCATTTATAATAACGGTAACCAATTATCCTGAGTATTTCTACTGGGTCCTCAGCCCGTCGGATAAAGCCAAGCTAGGTATCAAACCTCCAGGTCCACTCGAATCACTGACCAATGATTTCTATGTCGACGTGGCACAATACAACAGCTACCTTCTGTACCGCCAACCCCACCTCCAGCTTTGGTTATCTGAAGGCTATGGTTTTCATTGGTTCATCAAAGACGGCAGTAAAGACAATGTTTTCAACCAGTTCATACGGGGTGAAAAGTGTTCGGAACTTCCCATACAGTTCGACAACAAGCAAGCCTGCCCCGGTAAAGATTAG
- a CDS encoding peptidylprolyl isomerase, giving the protein MAQTAHALHILVKHKEQAEEIMKQLKQGKKFADLARKHSTCPSGKKGGDLGEFRKGQMVPQFDRAVFQGETITPQLVKTKFGWHVVKVLWRT; this is encoded by the coding sequence ATGGCACAAACAGCCCACGCCCTTCACATTTTGGTGAAGCACAAAGAACAAGCTGAAGAGATCATGAAGCAGCTTAAGCAGGGCAAGAAGTTTGCAGACCTTGCACGTAAACACTCCACATGTCCATCTGGTAAAAAGGGGGGTGACCTAGGTGAATTCCGCAAAGGACAGATGGTGCCGCAATTTGACCGAGCTGTCTTTCAAGGTGAAACGATTACACCTCAGCTAGTGAAAACTAAGTTTGGTTGGCATGTTGTCAAGGTACTTTGGCGAACCTAG
- a CDS encoding VC0807 family protein, with protein MTEKKASPLNDLIFNVIVPSVVLMKLSGDEYLGSVGALLVALAFPVVLGGYELIKYKKFNFISLLGFISVLLTGGIGLLQLDPKWLAVKEALIPGLIGVAVFASTFTKYPVVSKMLFNETVLNLPLINQKLNEFGRKSDFDRRLLTSNYLFAGTFVFSSVMNYVLAKMIVTSPAGTQAFNEELGRLTLVSYPAIAIPSMLMMMGIFFYMWRQIRQMTQLETAEILKTEQ; from the coding sequence ATGACGGAAAAGAAAGCTAGCCCTCTTAACGATTTGATTTTCAATGTCATTGTACCTTCAGTTGTACTGATGAAGCTTAGTGGTGACGAGTACCTTGGCTCTGTTGGCGCTCTTCTGGTCGCCTTGGCTTTTCCGGTTGTACTGGGTGGCTACGAGCTGATTAAGTACAAAAAGTTTAACTTTATCTCGCTGCTGGGTTTTATCAGTGTCTTACTCACAGGTGGCATTGGCCTTCTTCAGCTAGATCCAAAATGGCTAGCAGTGAAAGAAGCCTTGATCCCTGGTCTGATTGGGGTCGCTGTGTTCGCCTCAACCTTTACCAAATATCCTGTTGTCAGCAAGATGCTGTTCAATGAAACGGTACTCAACCTGCCTCTTATTAACCAAAAGCTGAATGAGTTTGGCCGCAAAAGTGATTTTGATCGTCGCTTGCTAACTTCAAACTACTTGTTTGCCGGAACTTTCGTTTTTTCATCGGTGATGAACTACGTATTGGCCAAAATGATAGTCACCAGTCCAGCAGGCACCCAAGCATTTAACGAAGAATTGGGGCGGTTGACCTTGGTTAGTTACCCGGCTATTGCCATCCCATCCATGTTAATGATGATGGGGATTTTCTTCTACATGTGGCGCCAGATCCGTCAGATGACGCAGTTGGAAACAGCCGAAATTCTGAAGACCGAACAATAA
- a CDS encoding glutamate synthase-related protein produces MSKPVISNNKPAKVTLKKGQTYYFCACGRSAKQPFCDGSHQTTDFKPMGFKAEKDGDAFLCACKHTANAPFCDGTHQQFSQDDIGKEGPGTTSGNNELPTAKATKEEPNVEYIHQLAREGLNNLGHHGAMTAMGVPRYKLPDWDDIQIMVAQMASKPLMEDAKVGTELVIGPKAKKPLVLNIPLFVSDMSFGALSEEAKTALAMGAELVGTGICSGEGGMLAEEQQANSRYFYELASAMFGYHEGLLKKVQAFHFKGGQGAKTGTGGHLPAVKNIGKIAKTRCLEEGTDAISPPTFKDLKTPRDFAAFADNVRVITGGIPIGFKLSANHIERDMGFALEAGADYIILDGRGGGTGAAPEIFRDHISVPTIPALARARYFLDKQGMTGDVTLIITGGLRTPTDFIKAMALGADGIALANSAMQAIGCVGARICNTNNCPAGIATQNPELRKKLDPNIAATKLANFLTASTELMQVMARACGHHHLNQFNQDDLATWHHDMAQLAGIEYSGYKQRD; encoded by the coding sequence ATGAGTAAGCCTGTCATAAGCAATAACAAACCGGCAAAAGTCACATTGAAAAAAGGACAAACCTACTATTTCTGCGCTTGCGGGCGATCAGCCAAACAACCTTTCTGCGATGGTTCACACCAAACAACTGATTTTAAGCCAATGGGCTTCAAAGCAGAAAAAGACGGAGATGCCTTTCTTTGTGCTTGCAAGCATACCGCTAATGCCCCCTTTTGTGATGGCACCCACCAACAATTCAGCCAAGACGATATCGGCAAAGAGGGGCCGGGCACAACATCGGGCAACAATGAGCTCCCTACAGCGAAAGCAACCAAGGAAGAGCCCAATGTCGAATATATTCACCAATTAGCCCGCGAAGGACTTAATAATCTTGGGCACCATGGTGCTATGACGGCGATGGGAGTGCCCAGATATAAACTCCCCGACTGGGACGATATCCAAATCATGGTTGCCCAAATGGCCAGCAAACCACTGATGGAAGATGCCAAAGTAGGCACCGAGTTAGTCATAGGGCCAAAGGCCAAGAAGCCGCTGGTGCTCAATATACCCCTGTTTGTCTCCGATATGAGCTTTGGCGCTCTCTCCGAAGAAGCCAAAACCGCGCTTGCGATGGGCGCTGAATTAGTCGGCACAGGAATTTGTTCCGGTGAAGGAGGCATGCTCGCTGAAGAACAACAAGCGAACAGCCGTTATTTCTACGAATTAGCCAGTGCAATGTTTGGCTACCATGAGGGCCTGTTGAAAAAGGTACAGGCCTTCCATTTTAAAGGCGGACAAGGGGCAAAAACCGGGACAGGCGGACACTTGCCTGCGGTGAAAAACATCGGCAAGATCGCCAAAACCCGCTGCCTCGAAGAAGGTACCGACGCTATCTCTCCCCCGACATTCAAAGATCTCAAAACGCCACGCGACTTTGCCGCTTTCGCCGATAATGTCCGGGTGATCACCGGTGGTATCCCCATTGGTTTCAAACTCAGCGCCAACCATATCGAAAGGGACATGGGATTTGCACTCGAAGCCGGTGCCGATTACATCATTCTCGATGGCCGTGGCGGCGGTACCGGGGCCGCACCGGAGATATTCCGTGATCATATCAGTGTCCCGACCATACCGGCCCTCGCCCGGGCCAGATACTTCCTCGACAAGCAAGGTATGACTGGAGACGTCACCCTGATAATCACTGGCGGACTGCGGACCCCGACTGATTTTATCAAAGCCATGGCCCTCGGGGCCGACGGTATCGCTCTTGCTAACAGTGCGATGCAGGCCATCGGGTGTGTCGGGGCCAGAATTTGCAACACCAATAACTGCCCGGCTGGCATTGCAACGCAGAACCCCGAATTGCGTAAGAAGCTCGACCCGAATATCGCAGCGACTAAACTCGCCAACTTCCTCACCGCTTCCACCGAACTAATGCAGGTCATGGCTCGGGCATGTGGCCACCACCATCTCAATCAATTCAACCAAGACGATTTAGCCACATGGCATCATGATATGGCGCAGCTGGCAGGTATTGAATACTCTGGATACAAACAACGGGATTAG
- a CDS encoding hydrolase: MLTINDTALVIVDVQGKLAQIMDGRDALFKNLETVVKGAKVLEIPIIWVEQIPHKLGPTIPQISDHLHDHTPIAKNSFSCYREPKFIEALAEAGCKNVVVVGIEAHICVYQTVRQLLEADYHVEVVADAVSSRHPTNKQVALQKMQQFGASLTTAEMLIFELQEVAEGDRFKEILSVVK; encoded by the coding sequence ATGCTTACAATAAACGATACCGCACTGGTGATAGTTGATGTCCAAGGCAAACTTGCCCAAATCATGGACGGCCGAGATGCGCTTTTCAAGAACCTAGAAACCGTGGTCAAAGGCGCTAAGGTTCTTGAAATCCCGATAATCTGGGTAGAACAAATCCCTCACAAGTTGGGACCAACCATCCCGCAGATTTCCGATCACCTTCACGATCACACGCCAATCGCCAAAAATAGTTTCAGCTGTTACCGCGAGCCAAAATTTATCGAAGCACTAGCAGAGGCTGGCTGTAAGAATGTTGTGGTAGTCGGTATTGAAGCACATATTTGCGTATACCAGACCGTACGTCAGCTGCTTGAAGCTGACTACCATGTTGAAGTCGTTGCCGACGCGGTATCTTCTCGACACCCAACAAACAAGCAGGTAGCCCTACAGAAGATGCAGCAATTCGGGGCATCTCTCACCACTGCCGAGATGCTGATTTTCGAGTTGCAAGAAGTCGCTGAAGGCGACCGCTTCAAAGAGATACTTAGCGTTGTAAAGTAA
- a CDS encoding DmsC/YnfH family molybdoenzyme membrane anchor subunit, producing the protein MAWFEWPFILSSVLTQMAIGAFIVLGTVLLSGKLCFGQADRLHRTMPVLWLMLFGALLLRELNMMLSDTADGYRIGTEALLAITFFAAALLYWFVEKTLVGSERFRQLCLGLAALIGVGYLVNGLVVRSEQWLVASHFMATTFCGGTLLAHACLIRAKHKVDELNIVLPRIGALAALACLLTGLPQLGELSSQIEAGGAIMPFVSQVASLGLLLAAVGVWYMPIVTKSKPVMSVMTFALVLSGISSYFAGVGY; encoded by the coding sequence ATGGCTTGGTTTGAGTGGCCATTTATTCTTTCAAGTGTTTTAACCCAAATGGCTATTGGTGCATTTATTGTCCTTGGCACGGTGCTGCTCAGCGGCAAACTATGTTTCGGTCAGGCCGATCGACTCCACAGAACGATGCCGGTTTTATGGTTGATGTTATTTGGTGCTCTGTTACTGCGAGAGCTCAATATGATGCTCTCTGATACTGCTGATGGATACCGCATTGGAACAGAGGCGCTGCTTGCGATTACATTCTTTGCCGCGGCGTTGCTGTATTGGTTTGTCGAAAAAACACTCGTTGGCTCCGAGCGATTCAGACAGTTGTGCCTGGGCCTTGCTGCTCTCATTGGCGTCGGGTACTTGGTAAATGGCCTGGTGGTGAGAAGCGAGCAATGGCTGGTGGCATCGCATTTTATGGCGACGACGTTTTGCGGTGGTACCTTGCTGGCGCATGCCTGCTTGATCCGTGCAAAACATAAAGTGGATGAGCTTAATATTGTTCTGCCTCGCATTGGTGCGCTCGCCGCACTTGCCTGCTTACTGACCGGGTTGCCACAACTTGGTGAGCTATCCAGTCAAATTGAAGCCGGTGGGGCAATCATGCCGTTTGTGTCACAAGTGGCCAGTCTCGGCTTGCTATTGGCTGCCGTGGGGGTTTGGTATATGCCTATTGTGACAAAAAGCAAACCGGTGATGAGTGTGATGACTTTTGCGTTGGTCCTGAGCGGGATCTCATCCTATTTTGCCGGCGTTGGATACTAA